The following are from one region of the Tindallia californiensis genome:
- the cas4 gene encoding CRISPR-associated protein Cas4: METTITGTLIWYYYICSREVWLMAHQIAPEQDDPNVDMGRFIQEMAYARDKKEITLEQGNMDVIKKDKDGMLIVKEVKKSSKFIKSATMQLAHYLLGLEKIGIEAKGELAFPEERKKISVELDESLRKELRKTETAIQQLIMQPSPPKVEKIGYCRSCAYGYFCWA; this comes from the coding sequence ATGGAAACCACCATTACTGGAACCCTAATTTGGTACTACTATATTTGCTCGAGAGAAGTCTGGTTGATGGCGCATCAAATCGCACCAGAGCAGGACGATCCGAATGTGGACATGGGACGATTCATTCAGGAAATGGCCTATGCTCGAGACAAAAAAGAGATAACCTTGGAACAGGGGAATATGGATGTAATTAAAAAAGATAAAGACGGAATGTTGATTGTAAAAGAAGTAAAAAAGTCTTCTAAGTTTATAAAAAGTGCCACCATGCAATTAGCTCACTACCTGTTGGGTTTAGAAAAAATTGGAATAGAAGCAAAAGGAGAGCTCGCTTTTCCTGAAGAAAGAAAAAAGATATCGGTTGAACTGGATGAAAGTCTTCGAAAGGAATTGAGGAAAACCGAAACAGCTATTCAGCAGCTCATCATGCAACCAAGTCCACCTAAGGTAGAAAAGATTGGCTATTGTCGATCCTGTGCCTATGGCTACTTTTGCTGGGCCTAA
- the cmr4 gene encoding type III-B CRISPR module RAMP protein Cmr4: protein MYTKKSPFFIQCISSVHAGSGSEVGIVDLPIQREKHTGFPKIDSSSLKGAIRSVVEENAKEKESFQKSQLVFGSEPKASSDETNAGAIAFSDARILFFPIKSAKGVFVWATCPAVIKRFFMEMEMYVPEWEGVKVIQKIEPNTVSSEKVCVTDGKMVLEEYTFQVSTNEELQGWANTMNDLIMKGFDSDLGERVVVLEDDDFADFVKLSTEVNARIRINPETGTVSDGMLWYEENLPPETILYSILFAGNVRMDSSRKQSEVSFATDEDVMNFMKEESNFPSVFQLGGNSTLGRGMLRRIWI from the coding sequence ATGTATACAAAAAAATCACCATTCTTTATTCAATGCATCTCTTCTGTTCACGCTGGTAGCGGCAGCGAAGTGGGTATTGTGGACTTGCCGATACAGCGGGAAAAGCATACCGGTTTCCCTAAAATTGACAGCTCATCTCTGAAGGGAGCCATCCGATCTGTCGTAGAAGAAAACGCAAAGGAAAAAGAATCATTTCAAAAGTCTCAGCTAGTATTTGGAAGTGAACCAAAGGCTTCCAGTGACGAAACTAATGCAGGTGCCATTGCTTTTTCGGATGCTCGCATATTATTTTTTCCGATAAAATCAGCCAAAGGAGTTTTTGTATGGGCAACCTGCCCAGCGGTGATTAAACGATTTTTCATGGAAATGGAAATGTACGTTCCAGAGTGGGAAGGGGTCAAAGTAATACAAAAGATAGAGCCTAATACCGTTTCATCCGAAAAGGTATGTGTGACAGATGGAAAAATGGTACTGGAAGAGTATACTTTCCAAGTGAGTACTAATGAAGAGCTTCAGGGATGGGCAAACACCATGAATGACTTGATTATGAAAGGTTTTGACTCTGATTTGGGAGAACGCGTAGTAGTGCTTGAAGACGATGATTTTGCTGATTTTGTTAAGCTGTCAACAGAAGTCAATGCCCGTATACGCATTAACCCAGAAACGGGGACAGTAAGCGACGGTATGTTGTGGTATGAGGAAAACCTCCCGCCAGAGACGATTCTATACAGCATACTTTTTGCTGGGAATGTTAGGATGGATAGTAGCAGGAAACAATCAGAGGTTTCTTTTGCGACAGATGAAGATGTTATGAATTTCATGAAAGAAGAATCGAATTTTCCTTCCGTCTTTCAACTGGGCGGTAATAGTACATTGGGGCGGGGTATGTTGCGCAGAATCTGGATATAG
- the cmr5 gene encoding type III-B CRISPR module-associated protein Cmr5 — translation MATKIEQIENGRAAFAFQQIKSFIAKNDEKTQKEFKAYIKKMPSMIKVNGLGQTLAFYYSNQKSKSYQGVYQIIEKYFDEKPKEQELVEWVVEMDSGEYRHVTTETLALLNWMRRFAEGMVKTD, via the coding sequence ATGGCAACAAAAATTGAACAGATTGAAAATGGGCGGGCAGCCTTTGCATTTCAGCAGATTAAGTCTTTTATAGCGAAAAACGATGAGAAAACCCAGAAAGAATTTAAGGCTTACATCAAGAAAATGCCGTCAATGATTAAAGTTAATGGGTTAGGACAGACACTGGCATTCTACTATTCCAACCAAAAATCAAAATCGTATCAGGGAGTCTATCAAATCATTGAAAAGTACTTTGACGAAAAGCCGAAGGAGCAAGAGCTTGTGGAATGGGTGGTTGAAATGGATAGTGGAGAGTATCGGCATGTTACCACCGAAACACTTGCGTTGTTAAACTGGATGCGCAGGTTTGCAGAAGGCATGGTTAAAACAGATTAA
- the cmr3 gene encoding type III-B CRISPR module-associated protein Cmr3, which translates to MHQIKIRPVDTFFFRNHQSMNIGEDAEASGIFPPHPQTVYGALRSAYIHRYSDFGTFCKGTDENLKAFAGTPEECGSFQIKGVLLYDQEKLYCPLPLDYLVKNQLEEGKQKAYSLRLKRDPDKNLSSDSSHWKLVSDRQEKTTSSDGIYVAMEEWKKTVVREMDASTSVEEVVVNTLDKWICSEVKVGIARNRLTGMSEEGMFYQMDFLRFRQEASKNETAGLSIITNTEGDSFKDISLLRLGGRNRPWLIESVSKTPKLISESMKKNIVNTIEETGIARIILLSPAIWKYGNRPSCWNEASNTLELGNNFSLEVVTAAVGRGHLVGGWDIVERRPKKRALAVSAGSVLYVKVPKDKVLSVVEAVEKHNWSDDLQNQGYGWVVCGC; encoded by the coding sequence ATGCATCAGATTAAGATAAGACCAGTGGACACTTTTTTCTTTCGCAATCATCAATCAATGAATATAGGGGAAGACGCTGAAGCCAGCGGTATTTTTCCTCCCCACCCACAGACGGTTTATGGAGCGTTAAGAAGCGCTTATATTCACAGATATTCAGATTTTGGGACATTCTGTAAAGGAACAGATGAAAATCTAAAAGCATTTGCTGGAACACCAGAGGAATGTGGTTCGTTTCAGATTAAGGGAGTCCTGTTGTATGATCAGGAAAAGCTGTACTGCCCTTTGCCATTGGATTATCTGGTAAAAAACCAACTGGAGGAAGGAAAACAAAAAGCCTATTCATTGCGGCTCAAAAGAGACCCGGATAAAAACCTGTCCTCTGACTCCTCTCACTGGAAACTCGTTTCAGATCGGCAGGAAAAAACCACTTCTTCTGATGGAATATACGTAGCCATGGAGGAATGGAAAAAAACCGTAGTACGGGAAATGGATGCATCAACCTCAGTGGAGGAAGTGGTCGTTAATACTTTGGATAAATGGATTTGCTCAGAGGTTAAAGTTGGAATAGCTCGAAACAGATTAACAGGAATGTCAGAAGAAGGAATGTTTTATCAAATGGATTTCTTGAGATTTCGCCAAGAGGCTTCGAAAAATGAAACTGCAGGGCTTTCAATAATAACTAATACAGAAGGGGATTCATTTAAGGATATTTCATTGTTGCGTTTGGGAGGCCGGAATCGGCCATGGCTGATCGAATCTGTCAGTAAGACACCGAAATTGATTTCTGAAAGTATGAAAAAAAACATTGTGAATACTATTGAAGAGACAGGGATTGCCAGGATAATTTTGTTGAGTCCCGCAATATGGAAGTATGGTAATAGACCATCTTGCTGGAACGAAGCAAGCAACACACTGGAACTGGGAAACAATTTTTCTTTGGAAGTCGTAACGGCTGCCGTTGGCCGCGGACATTTGGTGGGAGGATGGGATATCGTAGAAAGAAGACCTAAAAAAAGAGCTTTGGCCGTATCTGCTGGTAGTGTTCTGTATGTAAAAGTACCTAAAGACAAAGTGCTATCAGTTGTGGAGGCAGTGGAAAAACACAACTGGTCAGACGATTTACAGAATCAAGGCTACGGTTGGGTAGTTTGTGGATGTTAA
- a CDS encoding DUF6602 domain-containing protein: protein MNVVTTKYLLEQSKWKKIRERRHGMANDVDMKKLFRGMQEKMILDHNLLREHISHPTTKGNAVALRWIKFLNNYLPNRYCVDGDAFVVDHTGRCSGQIDLVIYDRQYSPFVFLEEGIKYIPAESVYSVFEVKQTINKEHIIYAGEKAESVRVLERTSVPIVHAGGTYPAREKFDIVAGIIATSSDWTPPIGKPFEKAANTLTSSQCLNIGCVLDGGSFLLKPDGTFEISSKEEALISFFIKLFVRLQELGTVPAMDIDLYSRALDSEQL, encoded by the coding sequence GTGAACGTTGTGACAACAAAGTACTTATTAGAGCAGAGTAAATGGAAAAAAATAAGAGAACGGAGGCATGGCATGGCAAATGATGTGGATATGAAAAAGCTATTTCGTGGAATGCAGGAAAAAATGATTTTGGATCATAACTTACTACGGGAACACATTTCGCATCCTACCACTAAAGGAAATGCTGTTGCATTAAGATGGATTAAATTCCTGAATAATTACTTACCAAATAGATATTGCGTAGATGGTGATGCTTTCGTTGTAGATCATACCGGCAGGTGTAGTGGGCAGATAGACTTGGTTATCTACGACCGGCAATATTCTCCTTTTGTTTTTTTAGAAGAAGGCATTAAGTATATACCAGCTGAGAGTGTCTATTCAGTCTTCGAAGTCAAACAGACAATCAATAAGGAACACATTATATATGCAGGTGAAAAAGCGGAATCTGTTCGTGTGCTGGAACGAACTTCTGTACCTATTGTTCATGCTGGAGGTACTTATCCTGCAAGAGAAAAGTTTGATATTGTAGCTGGTATTATTGCTACGTCGTCTGACTGGACTCCTCCCATTGGAAAACCATTTGAAAAAGCTGCCAATACACTTACTTCATCGCAATGTCTCAATATTGGATGCGTATTGGATGGCGGATCCTTCTTATTAAAACCTGACGGGACATTCGAAATCAGCTCAAAAGAAGAGGCTTTAATTTCCTTTTTTATCAAGCTATTTGTTCGCCTACAAGAGCTAGGGACTGTGCCCGCAATGGACATTGATTTATATAGTCGTGCCCTAGATTCCGAGCAGTTATAG
- a CDS encoding TIGR02710 family CRISPR-associated CARF protein, with amino-acid sequence MYKNLIITVGDSKAPILTSVKRIKPVHIVFICSDDKDGTKGSYTQIWDEKDDRRMQGQEVKEAAPPKACDACGNVPRWNNEPSISTQLGLSQDQFDIVKIQNPDNIQDCYNAAKEGIHLLINKAPSFQVVADYTGATKTMSYGLISASMDHGQIEIMVVTGKRRDLVKVADGTQRVTNSNWKGQMIEKQINQMKDCIADYQYEACIEIGNQLSSHINAGSEECEKVQFYATIAEGLKYWDLFNYQKAKELLSDYGPDMGRYLGYLGNVINNLEDMNNGKDNKVKPKKISMALLFDVMRNAERKIMQGKYDDAVARVYRALELMAQIGLRYQNPSIDTAEVPVEHMPESFIKQRGYTDEKQTFSLGLIASYELLRAQNHPIGRVFAKKEEKLKDLLNTRNNSFMAHGYAPFTEKRTKMFYDFMLGFVKEVLEELKEQGYKLDLDSFEKALQFPDSFEN; translated from the coding sequence ATGTATAAAAATTTAATTATAACAGTAGGAGACAGTAAAGCTCCAATTTTAACTTCAGTTAAGCGTATCAAGCCAGTGCATATCGTATTTATATGTTCTGATGACAAAGATGGAACAAAAGGCAGTTATACACAAATATGGGACGAGAAAGATGATCGAAGGATGCAGGGGCAAGAAGTGAAAGAGGCTGCCCCGCCAAAAGCCTGTGATGCTTGCGGCAATGTCCCGAGATGGAATAACGAACCATCCATTTCCACACAACTGGGTCTTTCACAGGATCAGTTTGATATTGTGAAAATCCAAAATCCGGACAACATTCAGGATTGTTACAATGCAGCCAAAGAAGGTATCCACCTACTAATAAATAAAGCACCATCTTTTCAGGTGGTGGCTGATTATACCGGGGCCACTAAAACCATGTCCTATGGTTTGATCAGTGCCAGCATGGACCATGGACAGATAGAAATAATGGTGGTGACCGGAAAGCGCCGGGATTTGGTAAAAGTGGCTGACGGCACTCAAAGAGTGACGAATAGTAACTGGAAAGGTCAAATGATTGAAAAGCAGATAAATCAAATGAAGGATTGTATAGCTGACTATCAGTATGAAGCCTGTATTGAAATCGGCAATCAATTATCGTCGCACATTAATGCAGGAAGTGAAGAATGTGAAAAAGTTCAATTCTATGCAACTATCGCAGAGGGGTTAAAATACTGGGATTTATTCAACTATCAAAAAGCCAAGGAACTTTTGAGTGATTATGGGCCAGACATGGGGCGATATTTGGGATATCTTGGAAACGTCATAAATAACCTTGAGGATATGAATAATGGAAAAGATAATAAAGTCAAGCCGAAAAAAATCAGTATGGCACTTCTTTTTGATGTAATGCGAAATGCAGAAAGAAAGATCATGCAGGGAAAGTATGATGATGCAGTGGCGAGGGTATATCGTGCCCTGGAATTGATGGCTCAAATTGGACTGCGATATCAAAATCCAAGTATTGATACTGCAGAAGTCCCAGTGGAACACATGCCAGAAAGTTTTATTAAACAGAGAGGGTATACTGATGAAAAGCAAACGTTTTCTTTGGGGTTGATTGCCTCTTACGAGCTGCTAAGAGCGCAGAACCACCCAATTGGAAGGGTGTTTGCCAAAAAGGAAGAAAAACTAAAAGATTTACTGAATACGAGAAACAATAGCTTTATGGCCCATGGGTATGCACCTTTTACTGAAAAAAGAACAAAAATGTTTTATGATTTTATGCTTGGATTTGTGAAAGAAGTGCTGGAAGAACTAAAAGAGCAAGGCTATAAGCTTGACCTTGATTCTTTTGAAAAAGCTCTGCAGTTTCCAGACAGTTTTGAGAATTGA
- the cmr1 gene encoding type III-B CRISPR module RAMP protein Cmr1, producing MNILEDLKQASSMISKTYELELLTPLMLHGFQQQFGKKHKPKYAELREPSVKGIIRYWWRAMQYEEDLKNIIKRETDLFGGTGMGDKQDGRSSRIKIKWLKPERQTAEARVCPHKGEKPSTTAIEASARNYHKIQMSCYRCDEEKFQEAEPYIRLTWMLAGFGQRARRGAGALQLRKITERNEQEIKWENTEAFRTALFTVLGELNKDKYFSKGSNPTHLIQWKHKESDLKGIMHPVLHNVWVGKGFENSENVRNRISTAGHIANSGNGNLQYLGKAMGGREASPLHATVRRFGNQHYPLISEVAKEEKRGTEYLEARNAFLSYLGVRV from the coding sequence ATGAATATTCTGGAGGATTTGAAACAAGCATCATCCATGATCAGTAAGACTTATGAACTTGAATTATTGACACCGCTGATGCTGCACGGATTCCAGCAGCAATTTGGCAAGAAGCATAAACCTAAATACGCAGAACTTAGGGAACCATCGGTAAAAGGTATCATCAGATATTGGTGGCGAGCGATGCAATATGAAGAGGACTTAAAAAACATTATAAAAAGAGAAACGGATTTGTTTGGTGGTACTGGAATGGGGGATAAGCAAGACGGAAGAAGTTCAAGGATTAAGATAAAATGGTTAAAACCTGAAAGGCAAACCGCAGAAGCACGCGTATGTCCCCATAAAGGGGAAAAGCCCAGCACAACCGCTATTGAAGCGTCGGCACGTAACTACCATAAAATACAAATGTCATGCTATCGATGCGATGAAGAAAAGTTTCAGGAGGCAGAACCGTATATCAGGCTAACCTGGATGTTGGCAGGTTTTGGACAAAGAGCCAGGAGAGGTGCCGGCGCTTTACAGTTGAGAAAGATCACCGAAAGAAACGAACAGGAAATAAAATGGGAGAATACTGAAGCTTTTAGGACGGCGTTGTTTACTGTTTTGGGAGAATTAAACAAGGATAAATACTTTAGCAAAGGGTCCAACCCTACTCATCTGATTCAATGGAAGCACAAAGAGTCGGATCTAAAAGGAATAATGCATCCAGTGTTGCACAATGTATGGGTAGGAAAAGGGTTTGAGAATTCTGAGAATGTTCGGAATCGCATCAGTACCGCTGGGCATATCGCCAACAGTGGTAATGGAAATCTACAATACTTGGGTAAAGCAATGGGAGGAAGAGAAGCATCACCTCTGCATGCAACGGTACGGCGCTTTGGAAATCAGCATTATCCATTGATTTCAGAAGTTGCAAAAGAGGAAAAACGAGGGACAGAATACCTGGAAGCAAGAAATGCGTTTTTGAGTTATTTGGGGGTAAGGGTATGA
- the cas10 gene encoding type III-B CRISPR-associated protein Cas10/Cmr2, translated as MKSKSLLLISIGPVQSFIESARKLEDLWAGSFVLAWLSENAIHTLQETAKERNVTMEMVYPMILNHEPYKIKKCFPEVASLPSRFVCHFDAKPEQVAEMAKITEDKVKEAFTEFCCTSVDRVFGNFSNQLKDEPIQRMKNMTADQVKALIEVFWAIESMETEDFNQHRRHLEMRLAAVKNNRRIHQLYQDGLVCTVCGEREALSGWPVKKTAGIGEMKELLKTTWDSRKPEFSKRIKPGEFLCGVCLGKRGARNFFQDKYNSKYHFQSFPSVRSIANFSNYYEQEEPENRSYYAVLLMDGDNMGKWFSKSNKIEDHQELSKRLAFYASETVPKTVEKDHGGKLVYAGGDDVLAFLPLQSAFQCAKELRMAFGSDQQGFAQGATASMGMVITHDKAPLSKVLRQVRRMEKTAKAYQKGNDDSIGKDALAIGVMTRGEIRETCFSWEDVDVVMEIKNSYQQDLTTTFLFTFAKAFLPLIGKEYHKKVQPVKNSIENKELLRLEMERLVTRSLKDSSKKTLDPKEFSTMLIQLHEHMPSTLQFIHLLEALRFIAQKDFAISKEMEEMEVMN; from the coding sequence ATGAAATCGAAAAGTTTGTTACTGATTAGCATAGGGCCGGTACAGTCCTTTATAGAATCTGCCAGAAAGCTGGAAGATTTATGGGCTGGGAGTTTTGTCCTAGCATGGCTTTCTGAAAATGCTATCCATACTTTACAGGAGACTGCCAAAGAGCGAAACGTAACGATGGAAATGGTCTATCCAATGATTTTGAATCATGAACCGTACAAGATTAAAAAATGTTTTCCAGAAGTGGCTTCTTTGCCGAGCAGGTTTGTTTGTCATTTTGATGCAAAACCGGAACAGGTTGCTGAAATGGCAAAGATCACAGAGGATAAAGTGAAAGAAGCTTTTACTGAATTTTGTTGTACGTCAGTTGATCGTGTATTTGGTAATTTTTCTAACCAGTTGAAGGACGAACCTATCCAACGAATGAAGAATATGACTGCGGATCAGGTAAAAGCATTAATTGAAGTTTTTTGGGCTATTGAATCAATGGAAACAGAAGATTTTAATCAGCACCGACGCCACCTGGAAATGAGGCTGGCAGCAGTCAAAAACAATCGGAGGATTCATCAGCTCTATCAGGACGGATTGGTTTGCACTGTTTGTGGAGAAAGAGAAGCCTTAAGCGGCTGGCCAGTGAAGAAAACTGCAGGCATAGGAGAAATGAAGGAATTGCTGAAAACAACCTGGGACAGCCGCAAACCGGAATTCAGCAAAAGAATTAAACCCGGTGAATTCCTTTGCGGTGTATGTCTTGGCAAAAGAGGGGCACGAAATTTTTTTCAAGATAAGTATAATAGCAAATATCATTTTCAATCTTTTCCCTCTGTCAGAAGCATAGCGAATTTTTCGAATTATTACGAACAGGAAGAACCAGAAAATCGTTCCTATTATGCTGTTTTACTGATGGATGGTGACAATATGGGGAAATGGTTTTCGAAATCAAACAAAATAGAGGATCATCAAGAACTGAGCAAAAGATTGGCATTTTATGCATCTGAAACGGTACCCAAAACGGTGGAAAAAGATCACGGTGGGAAACTGGTATATGCTGGTGGTGACGATGTACTGGCGTTTTTACCACTTCAAAGTGCTTTTCAGTGTGCTAAAGAATTAAGAATGGCTTTTGGATCTGATCAACAGGGTTTCGCACAGGGAGCCACTGCATCTATGGGGATGGTAATCACTCATGATAAAGCACCTCTTTCCAAGGTGCTTCGACAGGTTCGAAGAATGGAAAAAACAGCCAAAGCTTACCAGAAGGGCAATGATGATAGCATAGGAAAAGATGCATTAGCTATCGGAGTAATGACACGCGGAGAAATAAGGGAAACTTGCTTTTCTTGGGAAGATGTTGATGTGGTAATGGAAATTAAGAATTCGTACCAGCAAGATCTTACAACAACGTTCCTATTTACCTTTGCAAAAGCGTTTTTACCATTAATTGGAAAAGAATATCATAAAAAAGTTCAACCAGTAAAAAATAGCATTGAGAATAAGGAACTACTTAGACTTGAAATGGAGCGGCTAGTGACAAGATCACTTAAAGACAGTAGCAAGAAAACCCTTGATCCAAAAGAGTTTTCAACCATGCTTATTCAGCTGCATGAGCATATGCCATCAACATTGCAGTTTATCCACTTGCTGGAAGCACTTCGTTTTATTGCACAAAAAGATTTTGCAATATCGAAAGAAATGGAAGAAATGGAGGTGATGAACTGA
- the cmr6 gene encoding type III-B CRISPR module RAMP protein Cmr6, which yields MTHYHPKDTRILMERKEAPLDHLHYKIHYFQVINHKEENGAERNKSVSSEIGLTKTQEKVMKQGRALREYAFGTLMSNHFVKGFKARINGRMIHGMGEEHVRETSLTIHPVYGIPYIPASSIKGALRNWAIHALFDGVEPKEEEEKGEQCDKKRAFFTIFGSQEQKGQVMFYDAFADEKTKVRPDVLTVHFPKYYGKAESPTDDQNPNPVNFYTVEEAYFEFYISTSANQRMPNSFCREELSELTITWLETMLKEQGIGSKTASGYGRFQDFIRRDMTKLKERLAEINKKKNVGLPSHNVKGLEEDITEMDLTILERINRLSSSNEDREESKKLWNELKETISSERDKEAAKALKKYWIENGQWLDTTDEKKIKKNKKAKRTRELQKMLL from the coding sequence ATGACGCACTACCATCCGAAAGACACAAGGATACTGATGGAACGGAAGGAAGCGCCATTAGATCATCTTCACTACAAAATTCATTACTTTCAGGTAATCAATCACAAAGAAGAAAATGGAGCGGAAAGAAATAAATCGGTGAGCAGTGAAATAGGCTTAACAAAAACACAAGAGAAAGTGATGAAACAAGGAAGAGCGTTGCGTGAATACGCCTTTGGAACACTGATGTCGAACCATTTTGTAAAGGGCTTTAAGGCCCGGATTAATGGCAGAATGATTCATGGCATGGGAGAAGAACATGTGAGAGAAACAAGTCTGACCATTCATCCAGTATATGGCATCCCCTATATACCCGCCAGTAGCATTAAGGGAGCCTTGCGAAACTGGGCAATTCATGCATTGTTTGATGGAGTGGAGCCGAAAGAGGAAGAGGAAAAGGGAGAACAGTGCGATAAAAAGAGAGCATTTTTTACTATTTTTGGCTCACAGGAGCAAAAAGGGCAGGTGATGTTTTATGATGCCTTTGCAGATGAAAAAACAAAAGTCCGCCCGGATGTGCTGACAGTTCATTTCCCTAAATATTATGGAAAGGCTGAGTCTCCAACAGACGATCAAAATCCTAATCCTGTTAACTTCTATACCGTTGAGGAAGCTTATTTTGAGTTTTATATCAGCACATCAGCCAACCAACGGATGCCAAATAGTTTTTGTCGGGAAGAACTATCGGAATTAACGATTACATGGTTGGAAACCATGCTGAAGGAGCAGGGTATTGGATCTAAAACAGCTTCTGGATATGGAAGATTTCAGGATTTTATTAGGAGAGATATGACAAAATTGAAAGAAAGACTAGCCGAGATCAATAAAAAAAAGAATGTTGGACTGCCTTCTCATAACGTAAAGGGTTTGGAAGAGGACATAACTGAGATGGACTTGACCATATTGGAACGGATTAATAGACTGTCGTCTTCTAATGAAGATCGTGAAGAAAGCAAAAAACTTTGGAATGAATTGAAAGAAACGATATCAAGTGAAAGGGATAAGGAAGCTGCAAAAGCACTGAAGAAGTATTGGATAGAGAATGGGCAGTGGTTGGATACAACGGACGAAAAAAAGATTAAAAAAAATAAAAAAGCTAAAAGAACTAGGGAATTACAGAAAATGCTTTTGTAA